In Gadus chalcogrammus isolate NIFS_2021 chromosome 13, NIFS_Gcha_1.0, whole genome shotgun sequence, a single genomic region encodes these proteins:
- the golt1a gene encoding vesicle transport protein GOT1A codes for MMEVTQFQKIGIGLTGFGMFFVLFGVMLYFDSVLLAFGNILFLAGLVFIIGPRRTAHFFFQRQKFRASSFFLGGVALVLLRWPIIGMLVESYGFVLLFRSFFPMVFGFVFSIINNPFLDALFKKLFGSNTSMV; via the exons ATGATGGAGGTCACACAATTTCAGA agatTGGCATTGGCCTTACAGGGTTTGGAATGTTTTTTGTCCTTTTTGGTGTAATGCTGTACTTTGACTCAGTCTTGTTGGCATTTGGAAAT ATCCTCTTCCTGGCTGGGTTGGTCTTTATCATCGGCCCCAGGAGGACCGCCCATTTCTTCTTCCAGAGGCAGAAGTTTAGGGCATCTTCCTTCTTTCTCGGGGGTGTGGCTCTGGTCCTGCTCCGTTGGCCAATCATCGGCATGCTTGTGGAGAGTTATGGCTTTGTTCTTTTGTTCAG GTCATTCTTTCCAATGGTTTTTGGATTTGTGTtctcaataataaataatccaTTCCTTGATGCG TTGTTCAAAAAACTGTTCGGAAGCAACACCTCTATGGTTTGa